One stretch of Aquimarina sp. Aq107 DNA includes these proteins:
- a CDS encoding porin family protein — MRYKYVNKVEQLLVVVCAFVVANSGYAQKVNTVGLQKEEVLDSLYREDQFYAGFTFNLLWNTPSDISQSGFSGGLHLGYTRDMPINKKRNVAIGLGLGYSVNTYGQNLFIGEDLDSGQSIFSSLDDVDFDKNKFVTHIVESPLEFRWRTSVPETHKFWRIYTGLRIGYLYYFDAKFEQPGNRVRQTKIDELNRWRVGATFTFGWNTFNFHFYYSLNPLFNDDARIGNEEVGLITAKIGLMFYIL, encoded by the coding sequence TTGAGGTATAAATATGTTAATAAAGTAGAGCAATTATTGGTAGTTGTGTGTGCTTTTGTTGTTGCTAATTCTGGATATGCGCAAAAGGTCAATACGGTTGGTTTACAAAAAGAAGAAGTGTTAGATTCTTTGTATAGAGAAGATCAATTTTATGCAGGTTTTACTTTTAATTTGCTTTGGAATACTCCTTCTGATATAAGTCAATCAGGATTTTCTGGAGGCTTGCATTTAGGGTATACTAGGGATATGCCAATAAATAAGAAAAGAAATGTAGCTATAGGGTTAGGGTTAGGATATTCTGTAAATACATATGGTCAAAATCTTTTTATAGGTGAAGACTTAGATTCTGGACAAAGTATTTTTAGTAGTCTAGATGATGTTGATTTTGATAAAAATAAATTCGTTACTCATATCGTAGAATCACCATTAGAGTTTAGGTGGAGAACATCTGTGCCGGAAACTCATAAGTTTTGGAGAATTTATACTGGGCTAAGGATTGGTTACCTTTATTATTTTGATGCCAAATTTGAACAACCGGGAAATCGAGTTAGACAAACCAAAATAGATGAATTAAATCGTTGGAGGGTAGGTGCAACCTTTACTTTTGGTTGGAATACATTTAATTTTCATTTTTATTATAGTCTAAACCCTCTATTTAATGACGATGCGAGGATTGGTAACGAAGAAGTTGGGTTAATTACTGCTAAGATAGGTCTGATGTTCTATATTTTATAA
- a CDS encoding biopolymer transporter ExbD, whose protein sequence is MSIFKNKQKASLPVISTASLPDIVFMLLFFFMVATVMRKDTLIVKNELPHADQVEKLDKKNMVIHIYAGKPSSRYKNIGTEARVQLNDKFADIREIQPFVLEEMKSKPKELRPYLTTALKVDKSTKMGLVGDIKNELRSVQMLKINYTTQTGDAIKNLE, encoded by the coding sequence ATGTCTATATTTAAAAATAAACAAAAAGCAAGCTTACCAGTAATTTCTACAGCATCTTTACCAGATATTGTTTTTATGTTACTGTTTTTCTTTATGGTTGCGACTGTTATGCGTAAGGATACGTTGATTGTTAAAAATGAATTGCCACATGCGGATCAGGTAGAGAAGTTGGATAAAAAGAATATGGTAATACATATTTATGCAGGAAAACCTAGCTCTAGATATAAAAATATCGGTACCGAAGCTAGAGTTCAGCTTAATGATAAATTTGCTGATATTCGAGAAATCCAGCCTTTTGTTTTGGAGGAGATGAAGTCAAAACCAAAAGAATTGAGACCATATTTAACGACCGCTTTAAAAGTTGATAAGAGTACTAAAATGGGACTTGTAGGTGATATCAAAAATGAGTTAAGATCCGTTCAAATGCTTAAGATAAATTATACCACACAAACTGGTGATGCGATTAAAAATTTAGAATGA
- a CDS encoding biopolymer transporter ExbD, which yields MARRLAPEVNAGSMADIAFLLLIFFLVSTTIETDYGISRRLPPPPEDIQSNMLIKEKNLFRVELNQLNELFVEKKPLALKDLKTTAIAFLDNGGGVEAEYCSYCRGARDPKSSDNPDKAVISLVNSRETNYETYIAVQNELISAYEELRNREALRVYGMSFKLMKAYLKDANYSGDKTLLKDQIKQIRLMYPEKLSEAEPVTASL from the coding sequence ATGGCTAGAAGATTAGCACCAGAAGTAAACGCAGGGTCCATGGCGGATATCGCCTTTTTATTATTGATCTTTTTTTTAGTAAGTACTACTATTGAGACTGATTATGGTATTAGTAGAAGGTTGCCTCCGCCACCAGAGGATATACAGAGTAATATGCTTATTAAAGAAAAAAATTTGTTTCGAGTAGAGCTAAATCAATTAAATGAATTATTTGTAGAGAAGAAACCTTTGGCTTTAAAAGATCTGAAAACGACAGCAATTGCATTTTTAGATAACGGTGGTGGGGTAGAAGCAGAATATTGTAGCTATTGCAGAGGAGCAAGAGATCCTAAGTCTTCAGACAATCCTGATAAAGCAGTTATATCTCTTGTAAATAGTAGAGAGACGAACTATGAGACTTATATAGCAGTTCAGAATGAACTTATAAGTGCATATGAGGAATTAAGGAATAGGGAGGCTCTTAGGGTCTATGGGATGTCTTTTAAGTTAATGAAAGCATATCTTAAGGATGCTAATTATTCCGGTGATAAAACACTTCTTAAGGATCAAATAAAACAAATTAGGTTAATGTATCCAGAAAAGCTTTCAGAAGCTGAACCAGTTACCGCTTCATTATAA
- a CDS encoding biopolymer transporter ExbD, producing the protein MSKFKKKKGGELPAISTASLPDIVFMLLFFFMVATVMRENNLKIENRLPQADQTEKLDKKNLVMYIYAGKPSSRYAASAGTQARIQLNDKFAEVSDIKPFILAERAAKREEEVPFLITALKVDTETNMGLVGDIKKELREVQALKINYTTRQGEATGNIQ; encoded by the coding sequence ATGTCTAAGTTTAAAAAGAAAAAAGGTGGTGAATTACCCGCTATTTCAACAGCGTCTTTACCAGATATCGTATTTATGTTACTGTTTTTCTTTATGGTTGCAACAGTAATGAGGGAGAATAATCTTAAAATTGAAAATAGATTACCTCAAGCTGATCAGACAGAAAAGTTAGATAAGAAAAACTTAGTAATGTATATTTATGCTGGAAAACCAAGTTCGAGATACGCAGCTAGTGCTGGTACTCAAGCAAGAATTCAGCTTAATGATAAGTTTGCTGAGGTAAGTGATATCAAACCTTTTATTTTAGCTGAAAGAGCTGCCAAAAGGGAAGAGGAAGTTCCTTTTCTGATTACTGCTCTAAAAGTGGATACAGAAACAAATATGGGTCTTGTTGGCGATATTAAAAAAGAATTGAGAGAAGTTCAAGCGCTGAAAATTAACTATACCACAAGACAAGGTGAAGCTACCGGTAATATACAGTAA
- a CDS encoding biopolymer transporter ExbD: MARRSAPEVNAGSMADIAFLLLIFFLVTTTIDTDRGISRKLPPPLDETVEPPILKQKNIFVVELNKNNDLLVEEAPMKLEDLRAAAVAFLDNGGGSGDEACSYCKGEKSPSSSDNPEKAVISLRNNRETSYGTYIAVQNELVAAYTELRNREAERLYGKSFTQMESELKDVNYSGSKDRLKDQIKQIQLMFPEKLSEAEPKK; encoded by the coding sequence ATGGCAAGAAGATCAGCACCTGAGGTTAACGCAGGATCTATGGCGGACATTGCATTTTTACTTCTTATATTCTTTCTGGTTACTACAACCATTGATACGGATAGAGGTATTAGTCGTAAGTTACCACCGCCCTTAGACGAAACCGTTGAGCCTCCAATTCTTAAGCAAAAAAATATTTTTGTAGTAGAATTGAACAAAAATAATGACCTTTTAGTAGAGGAAGCTCCAATGAAGTTGGAGGATTTACGTGCTGCTGCTGTTGCCTTTTTGGATAATGGTGGAGGAAGCGGTGATGAAGCTTGTAGCTACTGTAAAGGAGAAAAAAGTCCGAGTTCTTCGGATAATCCAGAGAAAGCTGTAATCTCTCTACGTAATAACAGAGAAACTAGTTATGGTACTTATATAGCTGTGCAAAATGAATTGGTTGCAGCATATACAGAACTAAGAAATAGAGAAGCAGAGAGACTTTACGGAAAGTCATTTACTCAGATGGAATCAGAACTTAAGGATGTGAATTACTCAGGTAGTAAAGACAGACTTAAGGATCAGATTAAACAGATACAGTTGATGTTTCCTGAAAAGCTTTCTGAAGCAGAACCAAAGAAATAA
- a CDS encoding phosphoethanolamine transferase domain-containing protein has product MKISKILSYVVLAVGAIGAVLLFLMNGNFTTLMDNYGITEAKDLVKDTSSSAFAEATSLVSPMYNLTLVIFVIIVIATLVAVFSALAKNPAGLKKAGIGIVAFLVVIGIGYVMAEGVETPMKDGEVLSASGSKLVGTGIYAFYFLAAIAVGMMALSGVKKLIGK; this is encoded by the coding sequence ATGAAAATTTCAAAAATATTATCATACGTTGTTCTCGCAGTAGGTGCAATAGGTGCTGTATTATTGTTCTTAATGAATGGTAATTTCACAACACTTATGGACAACTATGGTATTACAGAGGCGAAGGATTTGGTGAAAGATACTTCTTCATCAGCTTTTGCAGAAGCTACTTCATTGGTTAGCCCTATGTATAATCTTACTTTAGTAATTTTTGTTATTATTGTAATAGCAACTTTAGTTGCGGTATTTTCAGCATTAGCTAAAAACCCTGCAGGTCTTAAGAAAGCTGGTATAGGAATCGTTGCTTTCTTAGTAGTGATTGGTATAGGATACGTTATGGCTGAAGGAGTTGAAACACCGATGAAAGACGGAGAAGTGCTTTCAGCGAGTGGATCTAAATTAGTAGGAACGGGTATATATGCTTTCTACTTTTTAGCAGCAATAGCTGTCGGTATGATGGCATTATCTGGAGTTAAAAAATTAATAGGTAAATAA
- a CDS encoding MotA/TolQ/ExbB proton channel family protein — protein MKRLFSILAIATVMAFGNIQAATAPAQLTANVQLLIAPVTTTIQDADEPAAAEESFHQNLKKRFIEGGPSFMGIVLLCLILGLAIAIERIIFLNLSTTNSKKLQQNVEDALNSGGVEAAKEVCRNTKGPVASIYYQGLDRADESIDAAEKAVVAYGGVQMGQLEKNVSWVSLFIALAPMLGFMGTVIGMIDAFDKIEAAGDMQPSLVAGGIKVALLTTVFGLIVAIILQVFYNYIIAKIDSIVNDMEDASITLIDMLVAYKNKK, from the coding sequence ATGAAAAGACTATTTTCTATTCTGGCAATCGCAACAGTAATGGCTTTTGGAAATATACAAGCAGCTACTGCTCCAGCCCAGTTAACGGCAAACGTGCAATTATTAATTGCTCCAGTAACAACAACTATTCAGGATGCAGATGAGCCTGCAGCAGCGGAGGAATCCTTTCACCAAAACCTGAAAAAACGTTTTATAGAAGGAGGTCCTAGTTTTATGGGAATCGTTCTTTTATGTTTGATTCTTGGTCTTGCGATAGCAATTGAAAGAATTATCTTTTTAAATTTATCTACTACGAATAGTAAGAAACTTCAACAAAATGTAGAAGATGCTTTAAACAGTGGTGGAGTAGAAGCAGCAAAGGAAGTTTGTAGAAATACAAAAGGACCTGTTGCATCTATATATTATCAAGGTCTTGATAGAGCTGACGAAAGCATTGATGCTGCAGAAAAAGCAGTAGTAGCTTACGGAGGTGTTCAAATGGGACAATTAGAGAAGAATGTATCTTGGGTATCTTTATTTATTGCTCTTGCACCAATGCTTGGGTTTATGGGTACAGTAATCGGTATGATTGATGCATTTGATAAAATTGAAGCAGCTGGAGATATGCAGCCATCACTTGTAGCGGGTGGTATTAAAGTAGCACTTCTTACTACGGTATTTGGACTTATCGTTGCAATTATCCTTCAGGTTTTTTATAACTACATTATTGCTAAGATCGATAGTATAGTAAATGATATGGAAGATGCATCGATTACTTTAATCGATATGTTAGTAGCTTACAAAAACAAAAAATAG
- a CDS encoding asparaginase gives MKNSPNILLIYTGGTIGMVKNFETGALVAFDFDELLLKIPELKQLDCNIETKSFKEPIDSSDMDVERWKELGGIINNNYETYDGFVVLHGSDTMSYTASAISFMFENLGKPIIFTGSQLPIGDLRTDAKENLITAVQIAALQKKGKPVVTEVGLYFEYKLLRANRTTKINAEHFKAFQSLNYPTLVESGVHLKVNTSFLLVTNRRKKMVYHTHFDNNIVVIKMFPGINEAILRGIFSSESIKGAIIETYGSGNTTTKSWFLDIISEQIKQGKPVINVTQCVGGSVEMGKYDTSVALKKVGVISGKDITTEAAIAKLMYLLGEKLPLKVLKTIYETSLRGEMSEN, from the coding sequence ATGAAGAATTCACCAAATATTTTATTGATTTATACCGGAGGTACTATAGGGATGGTTAAAAATTTCGAAACAGGAGCTTTAGTTGCTTTTGATTTTGATGAACTACTGCTAAAAATACCTGAATTAAAACAGCTAGATTGTAATATTGAAACTAAAAGTTTCAAGGAACCAATAGATTCTTCTGACATGGATGTAGAGCGATGGAAAGAATTAGGTGGTATTATAAACAATAATTATGAAACATATGATGGGTTTGTCGTATTACATGGGAGTGATACGATGTCTTACACGGCTTCTGCCATAAGTTTTATGTTTGAAAATCTGGGGAAGCCAATTATTTTCACAGGGTCGCAACTACCAATTGGTGATCTTCGTACAGATGCTAAAGAGAATTTAATTACTGCAGTGCAGATAGCTGCTTTACAAAAAAAAGGAAAGCCCGTAGTAACAGAAGTAGGACTGTATTTTGAGTATAAATTACTTAGAGCTAATAGAACGACAAAAATAAATGCTGAGCATTTTAAGGCATTCCAATCTCTTAATTATCCTACATTGGTAGAATCTGGAGTACATTTAAAAGTAAACACTTCTTTTTTACTGGTAACTAATCGTAGAAAGAAAATGGTATATCATACACATTTTGATAATAATATTGTTGTGATTAAGATGTTTCCAGGAATAAATGAAGCCATTTTACGAGGTATTTTTTCTTCAGAATCGATAAAAGGAGCGATTATTGAGACTTATGGATCAGGAAATACAACTACTAAATCTTGGTTTTTGGACATTATTTCTGAACAGATAAAACAAGGAAAACCAGTAATAAATGTGACTCAATGTGTAGGAGGAAGTGTTGAAATGGGCAAGTATGATACTAGTGTTGCGTTAAAAAAGGTAGGAGTTATATCAGGAAAAGACATAACTACAGAGGCTGCAATCGCTAAACTTATGTATTTACTAGGAGAAAAATTACCTCTTAAAGTCCTCAAAACCATTTATGAAACCTCATTGCGAGGTGAAATGTCAGAAAATTAA
- a CDS encoding TatD family hydrolase, translated as MILTDTHTHIYSESFEKDQDQMMQRAISAGVERFFVPAIDSGYTQSMYDIEKKYPDNVFLMMGLHPTHVKENYKEELLHVEEEIKKRLDNEGDLKFYAVGEIGIDLYWDKTFIKQQQESFRSQIQLAKKYKLPIVIHCREAFEEVFEVLESEKGEDLFGIFHCFTGTIDDAKRAIGYNMKLGIGGVVTFKNGKIDKFLNEFSLEHIVLETDAPYLAPVPYRGKRNESSYLVQVVEKLCDVYKKSPEEIASITTKNSKDIFGI; from the coding sequence ATGATACTTACCGATACGCATACCCATATTTATAGTGAGTCTTTTGAAAAAGATCAAGATCAAATGATGCAAAGAGCGATTTCTGCAGGAGTAGAACGTTTTTTTGTGCCAGCTATTGATTCAGGATACACCCAATCCATGTATGATATTGAAAAAAAATATCCTGATAATGTATTCTTAATGATGGGGTTGCACCCAACTCATGTAAAAGAAAATTACAAAGAAGAACTCCTACATGTAGAAGAAGAGATAAAAAAACGCTTAGATAATGAGGGTGATCTAAAGTTTTATGCTGTAGGAGAAATAGGTATAGATTTATATTGGGATAAAACTTTTATTAAACAACAACAAGAATCATTCAGATCTCAAATTCAATTAGCTAAAAAATATAAACTGCCAATAGTTATTCATTGTAGAGAGGCTTTTGAAGAAGTTTTTGAGGTCTTAGAATCAGAGAAAGGAGAAGATTTGTTTGGGATTTTTCATTGTTTTACGGGCACAATTGATGATGCTAAACGTGCAATAGGATATAACATGAAATTAGGTATTGGAGGTGTTGTGACATTTAAAAACGGAAAAATTGATAAATTTTTAAATGAATTTTCTTTAGAACATATTGTTTTAGAAACAGATGCTCCTTATTTAGCACCAGTTCCATATCGAGGTAAACGAAATGAGAGTTCTTATTTAGTTCAAGTTGTAGAAAAATTGTGCGATGTTTATAAAAAATCACCAGAGGAAATAGCAAGCATAACAACCAAAAACTCCAAGGATATATTCGGTATATAG
- a CDS encoding tol-pal system YbgF family protein: MTPEKKYELFEGEINDELSVEEQEMFSKILEEDKSVAEEFRLYKRWNSYLEANVNADEERADLENNLKSIGESFFEKKQTQKETKVLKIPSWGYAVAASLAILLGVYTFVKTGSTYNDFVSIPELSITERSIDNELVKKTEDAFNSAEYSEAEVYLSELLKNDRDNSEYNFYLGITLVEQDKYKKASEVFGKLQKGTSIYKYKAIWFEALNQLKQGKKDQCKSLLKQLPNEAEDYQKAQELLKEI, encoded by the coding sequence ATGACCCCAGAAAAAAAATACGAGCTTTTTGAAGGTGAAATTAACGATGAGCTTTCTGTAGAAGAGCAAGAAATGTTTTCTAAAATCTTAGAGGAAGATAAGTCTGTAGCTGAAGAATTTAGACTTTATAAGCGATGGAACTCTTATTTAGAAGCTAACGTTAATGCTGATGAAGAAAGAGCTGATTTAGAAAATAACCTAAAAAGTATAGGAGAATCATTTTTTGAAAAGAAACAAACTCAAAAAGAAACCAAAGTATTAAAAATTCCTTCTTGGGGATATGCTGTGGCGGCAAGTTTAGCAATTCTTTTAGGGGTGTATACTTTTGTCAAAACGGGTTCCACATATAATGATTTTGTATCAATTCCGGAACTATCAATCACAGAGAGAAGTATTGATAATGAGTTGGTTAAAAAAACTGAAGATGCATTTAATTCTGCAGAGTATTCAGAAGCAGAGGTATATCTTTCAGAGTTGTTGAAAAATGATAGAGATAATTCTGAGTATAATTTTTATTTAGGGATTACCTTAGTAGAACAAGATAAATATAAAAAAGCCTCCGAGGTTTTTGGTAAATTACAAAAAGGGACATCTATATATAAATATAAAGCGATTTGGTTTGAAGCTTTGAACCAATTGAAACAAGGGAAAAAAGATCAATGTAAGTCGCTGTTGAAACAATTACCTAATGAAGCCGAAGATTATCAGAAAGCCCAAGAATTACTAAAAGAAATATAA
- a CDS encoding RNA polymerase sigma factor, producing MEKNQAHSDQKYIQALLDNDSMVLKEMYQKFAPKVVNYIKKNSGDESNAQDIIQETLITIYNQAREKKLILTCPFDAYFFLLCKRKWLNELKKNSLNKVTINEEVVSINDESLQYVEETLIFEAKNALFTEIFNELGNACKELLKATFTIKSMEKVAEKLGQSYGYVRKKKSLCIGQLTKMMQSSPKYNKIKNLL from the coding sequence ATGGAAAAAAACCAAGCACATTCGGATCAAAAATATATACAAGCGCTCTTGGATAATGATAGTATGGTGCTTAAAGAGATGTATCAAAAATTTGCACCAAAAGTCGTTAACTATATAAAGAAGAATAGTGGAGATGAATCCAATGCTCAAGATATTATTCAGGAAACGTTGATTACAATATATAATCAGGCTAGAGAAAAGAAGTTAATTCTTACCTGTCCCTTTGATGCGTATTTTTTTTTACTCTGTAAAAGAAAATGGCTTAATGAGCTAAAAAAGAATTCTTTAAATAAGGTAACAATTAATGAAGAGGTTGTATCTATAAATGATGAGAGCCTACAGTATGTAGAAGAAACATTAATTTTTGAAGCTAAGAATGCACTTTTTACGGAGATATTTAATGAATTGGGGAATGCTTGTAAAGAATTGTTAAAAGCAACGTTTACTATTAAATCGATGGAAAAAGTTGCTGAAAAATTAGGACAATCTTATGGGTATGTCAGAAAGAAAAAATCTTTATGTATAGGTCAATTAACAAAAATGATGCAAAGCTCTCCTAAGTATAATAAAATAAAAAACTTGTTATGA